The window ttagttttaaatttaaatttagtactatgattgtatttaattgttgatttaattttttaagtgaatttaatgaattatgttactacactgtaaagtttttaatattcTCCACAcggtaatctctattttattttttacttctccttacaatctctttgttttccaatcaatGATTACTAATTgacatttggtttttttttttttttttctttacctactctttattactttgtattggttttttttttataccatctctctctctctctctctctctctctctctctctctctctctctctctctctctctctctctctctctctctctctctctctctctccattggcaacctatcattttccaaaatttgatgatgattctagCACATaaaatatgcattattagttttttttttttttttttttttttttaatttgagtgtttccctagcattactccacttaatgtggacaattttatttatttaatttagacaaaatattatatataaaaaaattttaaaataaaaaaggagtggaaatataaataatttaatgatatatatggggatgtggctgaatttaaatgttaaataaaatgatatgagaaaaaaaataaaaataaaatacataacaataaatacaaacttatccaaataattctatgtaatataataatagtacattcttatatactatttttaattatttataatgcaatatgataatatttaacaatcaaagtcataaaaataaataaataaaaacttaaaaacacaaaactaaatcccatcaaccaaaatagagttctaaagaatacaaaattttatcaagctaaaatagagatgcaagaaaaaaataaaaataaaaatccaccaaaaaattaagggagaaagagtgggaaataaccacttttttgtgagagaaaattatgtaaagaatggaagagtgaATAACAAATTTGTACTaagagaataataataaaaagaaacaaaataaaggaagataaaaggaaagaggaagagtgatatcaaggtagaatgttttggaagatgaaaaggtaaagagaaggagaaaggttggagaaagtgtaaatgttaaaaaaaaaaaaaaaaaagtacaatctGATGAACTACACCCTacaaatacttatacttgtggagtgaccattgcaCCAAGGCTATGCGGTAATTTtggagttatatatatatatatatatatatatattaactagtGTGTAGtcccgtgcatatgcacggaaacaattaaaaatatttacattcataaggttcaaattatacatgatattaacttacatttttttttttaattcacttgccataaaaattaaaaacttagatggacaCATGCCGAAAAATTGGACTCTAATtggaatccaatttagaatctaattggatttagagtcttcgatttttacactcaataattcacttggcataaaattaaaaattaaacggGACACGTGAAGtgaaattgagaatccaattaaaatctaattttattttctctaagttttagctattgatatatatatatatatatataggcaaagctaatagaaaattcaattagatttcaaattagaattcaattataatctaattttgtgccatgtgtcccatctaatttaagtttttaaattattatgctaagtgagttaatttagtgtaaacattggatttcaattagagtttaattttgcaccaCATTTCCCTTCTTATCTAAGTTTTTTTAAGTTGTGTGTCAAATAAGTTAATTTAGTATAGAAAatgaggagtccaatataaataaatcataaaaaacataTTCATATATCaaactctatatataaaattagaggaagagagattttgaatgattttatatttatgagcctttttttttttttttttttttgtataactaaaaacaattcaaatttataagtcatttatATAATATACCATGACTATGTACGGTCCATTATTAattaggtaatatatatatatatatatatattgcttttttaaaccaaagtttagagaaaattcaattagaatcaaaattagatttttcttttgttagctttccatacaaattaaattgtttagatttttattgttattttttctctgaactaatgagcatattttttatattgtttctatTCAGATATTTTCTATGCGAAAATATTGAACGTAACAAACTGTAATTAAGCCGAACGATCCCGTGCACCTATccccattcaatttaggagattCTATTTGAccaatgtattattttattttgtgttatatttagtAGAAGTTCACAAacaataattgtgaattgatattATCTATATAGTAtccaatagtgattttcaaaattatatacgtTATAGCAAtatgatgagaaatttggcataaccaatatcatgaaaattgtaaagaaaaactattttagtatcTCCAAATGTCCTAGTCgaactatattttatatataataactcAAACTAACATCATTAGCACCGCTACTAATTACATACTGGTTAAAATAGAACTAATGTTGAAGTACTGAATGAGCAATTAACAAATGCCTTAGGagacaatttatttttatttttatttttttgagagaagcCATTAAAGCCAATTTGAATCATTACTCTCCACTTAAAATGAAACTAAATGGAAATTAACTTGAGCTACAAATATTCCGTGACAATTTGCTGTCATTGTTTGTGGGGTTTGATACAGGACACTTTTCGATTATTGTATCCGAATTTAGAGGTATATTCTTCaaggtattttttttacaataaggGAGATTCGATTGTGTTATTTAGACCTCAGTACTTCAACTCACAGGTGAAACATTTATGATAAAATTCATCAATAAACATTACAACATAGGTATcataaaatcaatcaataacaatacaattttttataaaatcaatcaataatcaaaacaacatACACTGATAACCTGAATAACACAGCCCAACAAAGGGAGGCAGGTAATCTCAAAAGTATTATTACACAATCTTCAAATCAAAGGGACCTTATCAGGAAGGCCATGGCTTAAGAACCAAATTTGGATTTAATGCTATTGACAACAGCATCGTCTACTTGGAACGCCTGAGTTAACACTTCATTAGGCATTGGGGGTTGTGAACCAAAGAGAGTTGTTGAGGAAATCACAACCCCTGGCATTTGACTATTGAAAGAAGTGAAGACAATACCTTTCCCGTTTCCAACATTCTTTTGGAAGTGTACAAGTCCCCTAGGAATGACAAAGACCTCTCCGGCAGTCAAAACCTTAGAGTAATACACATTGGAAGTTGTCACAAACCCCACAAGTATGCTCCCTTCAACAACCAAACCCATCTCAGTTGCACGAGGGTGAGTGTGTGGTGGATTAAGTCCTCCAGGGCCAAAGTCTACACGGTTCATTGAAATCCCAAGAGTGTTAACAGCAGGAAATGCAAGGACGTTTGCAGGAGTGACACTGGAGTTTAAGTTTGATGTGTTAGTGACACCCTCTTTGCTcagatcaaagaaaaaatcacTTGCATTAACTTTTGAGGCAGGTATGCAAGGAAATCCGTTGATTGATATGGATGCATTCAAATCTGCAACACAAAAGTCCTGTAACGAATCAGGGTCAGCTGAT of the Quercus robur chromosome 10, dhQueRobu3.1, whole genome shotgun sequence genome contains:
- the LOC126701870 gene encoding germin-like protein subfamily T member 2, which gives rise to MMKSSNSPLYLLSCLLMLLLLPVPSLSADPDSLQDFCVADLNASISINGFPCIPASKVNASDFFFDLSKEGVTNTSNLNSSVTPANVLAFPAVNTLGISMNRVDFGPGGLNPPHTHPRATEMGLVVEGSILVGFVTTSNVYYSKVLTAGEVFVIPRGLVHFQKNVGNGKGIVFTSFNSQMPGVVISSTTLFGSQPPMPNEVLTQAFQVDDAVVNSIKSKFGS